One Spinacia oleracea cultivar Varoflay chromosome 4, BTI_SOV_V1, whole genome shotgun sequence DNA segment encodes these proteins:
- the LOC110775114 gene encoding probable protein phosphatase 2C 5 has translation MSQTEVSTVTPPLVPLGTLIGRELRSENVEKPIIRYGQAALAKKGEDYFLINPDCHRTPGNPSTSFSVFAIFDGHNGISAAVFAKEHLLNNILSAVPESSSREEWLLALPRALVAGFVKTDIEFQQKGESSGTTVTLVVIDGWTVTAACVGDSRCVLDTQGGVVSDLTVDHRLEENEEERARVTASGGEVGRLNVFGGNEVGPLRCWPGGLCLSRSIGDTDVGEFIVPVPHVKQVKLSDAGGRLIIASDGIWDALSSEAAAKACRGLPADLAAKLVVKEALRSRGLKDDTTCVVVDIIPSVHPVLPPMTQKKHHGLSGLLFGKKSHNLASKSSKLSAVGAVEELFEEGSAMLAERLGKDFPMNPDSGLFRCAICQVDHPANEGLSLNSGTFFSPSSKPWEGPFLCANCRRKKDAMEGKRPIKPTFSI, from the exons ATGAGCCAGACTGAAGTATCTACAGTGACACCCCCTCTTGTTCCGCTTGGGACACTGATCGGTCGTGAACTTAGGTCTGAGAATGTTGAGAAACCGATAATTAGGTATGGACAAGCTGCGTTAGCCAAGAAAGGGGAAGATTATTTTCTAATAAACCCTGACTGCCACAGAACTCCTGGGAATCCTTCTACGTCTTTTTCAGTATTTGCG ATATTTGATGGTCACAATGGAATATCAGCTGCTGTATTCGCCAAGGAGCACTTGTTGAACAATATTCTAAGTGCAGTCCCCGAGAGCTCTAGTAGGGAAGAGTGGCTTCTGGCACTTCCTCGGGCCCTGGTTGCTGGGTTTGTAAAAACAGATATTGAGTTCCAGCAAAAAG GTGAAAGTTCAGGGACGACAGTTACTCTTGTTGTGATAGATGGGTGGACTGTGACTGCTGCATGTGTTGGGGATTCTAGATGTGTACTGGACACACAAGGCGGTGTTGTTTCTGATTTGACTGTGGATCATCGCTTGGAGGAAAACGAAGAAGAGAGGGCACGTGTGACAGCTAGTGGGGGTGAAGTTGGAAGACTCAATGTTTTTGGGGGAAATGAG GTTGGTCCACTCCGCTGTTGGCCAGGAGGATTATGCCTTTCTAGGTCTATTGGTGATACAGATGTGGGAGAATTTATTGTCCCTGTACCGCATGTTAAACAAGTGAAA CTCTCTGATGCTGGAGGAAGACTTATTATTGCTTCTGATGGTATCTGGGATGCATTATCGTCTGAGGCTGCTGCAAAAGCTTGTCGAGGCCTTCCAGCTGATCTTGCCGCAAAGCTTGTTGTTAAG GAAGCTTTAAGGTCAAGGGGTCTTAAGGATGATACAACCTGCGTTGTTGTTGACATTATTCCCTCTGTACACCCTGTCCTGCCTCCAATGACACAAAAGAAGCACCATGGATTGAGTGGACTGTTGTTCGGAAAGAAATCTCATAATTTAGCAAGCAAATCATCGAAGCTTTCTGCTGTAGGAGCTGtggaggagttgtttgaagaaggtTCTGCTATGCTCGCAGAAAG GCTTGGGAAGGATTTTCCCATGAACCCTGATTCTGGCCTGTTCAGATGTGCAATCTGTCAGGTGGATCATCCAGCAAATGAAGGTCTATCTCTTAACTCCGGGACATTCTTTTCCCCTTCGTCAAAGCCCTGGGAGGGGCCCTTTCTTTGTGCCAACTGCCGAAGAAAGAAAGATGCAATGGAAGGAAAGAGGCCAATCAAGCCCACATTTTCGATCTAA